Proteins encoded in a region of the Chiloscyllium punctatum isolate Juve2018m chromosome 16, sChiPun1.3, whole genome shotgun sequence genome:
- the rnf223 gene encoding RING finger protein 223, translating into MSTSTDVWHTEDSLPEETCSRVESSDGSSVGGLECAICFSSYDNTFKTPKLLQCQHAFCLECLARLAASTPADQSSDIICPLCRSQTALPENGTPALKTSQELLAQLPPQLQLEEPVWVEGKKLCCKNSKEPGNSDFCICIDIGETKPENAAPPATVTDNRLLNCFGLLGDWKRLVLFILVLIIFLGVVLWPLRCAIATQNLSCARNPPPTSAPVNTTR; encoded by the coding sequence ATGTCTACTTCCACTGATGTATGGCACACTGAAGACTCTCTTCCTGAGGAAACTTGCTCTCGTGTAGAAAGCTCTGATGGGAGCTCAGTTGGAGGTCTGGAGTGTGCAATCTGCTTCAGTTCCTATGACAACACCTTCAAGACTCCCAAGTTGCTGCAGTGCCAGCATGCCTTTTGCTTGGAGTGTCTGGCCAGACTGGCAGCCAGCACACCAGCTGACCAGTCCTCTGATATCATCTGCCCGCTTTGCAGGAGCCAGACAGCGTTGCCTGAAAATGGAACCCCTGCCTTAAAAACAAGCCAAGAGCTACTCGCTCAGCTCCCACCTCAGCTACAACTTGAAGAACCAGTATGGGTGGAAGGCAAGAAACTGTGCTGCAAGAACTCAAAAGAGCCTGGTAATTCTGACTTTTGCATCTGTATTGACATTggtgaaacaaaaccagaaaatgCAGCTCCTCCTGCCACAGTAACAGACAATAGACTACTAAATTGCTTTGGTCTCCTTGGTGACTGGAAGAGACTGGTACTATTTATACTAGTACTCATAATTTTCCTTGGTGTTGTGTTATGGCCACTCCGATGTGCAATTGCCACACAAAATCTAAGCTGTGCTCGCAATCCTCCTCCAACATCTGCCCCTGTCAATACTACAAGATAA